A region from the Oceanidesulfovibrio marinus genome encodes:
- a CDS encoding DUF1786 domain-containing protein gives MAKRILSLDIGSGTVDVLYYVTAEDGGPCAEPENLPKFVLPSPAQRVAARVRELTAAGKGIYLHGENMGGGFFRSVSAHLKAGLPAAAHPDAAWALSDDPVRLESMGIEITTAPPAGFIPVHTADYEPGYWNGLLAMCGLEPPDMILASAQDHGYHPTGSNRLGRFVIWRNLLSCDGGRLDSLFYEQAPESLTRLVTLQRAIGGGPVADTGAAAVLGALFDPQVAALSERTGVMVVNAGNSHFLAFLVYRQRIYGVYEHHTGMQKPEAIASDLDRFRRGEIANEEVLESGGHGVHTVELPGGGVGFGHICVMGPRRRLANEALRQDAGRYAGIMHPAPGGDMMIAGCFGLVSGYYMTRRNGETGD, from the coding sequence GTGGCCAAACGCATCTTGAGCCTGGACATAGGGAGCGGCACGGTGGACGTGCTGTATTACGTGACGGCGGAGGACGGCGGCCCCTGCGCCGAGCCGGAGAACCTGCCCAAGTTCGTGCTGCCCTCGCCGGCGCAACGCGTGGCCGCGCGCGTGCGGGAGCTGACGGCGGCCGGAAAGGGCATCTATCTGCACGGCGAGAACATGGGCGGCGGATTTTTTCGCAGCGTGTCCGCCCATCTGAAGGCTGGCCTTCCGGCGGCTGCGCACCCGGACGCGGCCTGGGCGCTTTCCGATGATCCGGTCCGGCTCGAGTCCATGGGCATCGAGATAACCACGGCGCCGCCCGCCGGTTTCATCCCGGTGCACACCGCCGACTACGAGCCCGGCTACTGGAACGGCCTGCTGGCCATGTGCGGTCTGGAGCCGCCGGATATGATTCTTGCCTCGGCCCAGGACCACGGCTACCACCCCACGGGCAGCAACCGGCTCGGCCGGTTCGTGATCTGGCGCAACCTGCTCTCATGCGATGGCGGGCGGCTGGACTCGCTGTTCTATGAGCAGGCTCCCGAATCCCTGACCCGCCTGGTGACACTGCAACGCGCCATCGGCGGCGGCCCTGTGGCGGACACCGGCGCAGCCGCCGTGCTGGGCGCGCTGTTCGATCCGCAGGTGGCGGCGCTTTCCGAAAGGACCGGCGTGATGGTTGTGAATGCGGGAAACAGCCATTTCCTGGCGTTCCTCGTGTACCGGCAGCGGATTTACGGCGTGTACGAGCACCATACCGGCATGCAGAAGCCCGAGGCCATCGCCAGCGACCTCGACAGGTTCCGCCGGGGCGAGATCGCCAACGAAGAGGTGCTGGAAAGCGGCGGCCACGGCGTGCACACGGTGGAGCTGCCGGGCGGCGGCGTGGGCTTCGGCCACATATGCGTGATGGGGCCGAGGCGCAGGCTGGCCAACGAGGCCCTACGGCAGGACGCCGGGCGATACGCGGGCATCATGCATCCCGCGCCGGGCGGCGATATGATGATCGCCGGGTGCTTCGGGCTGGTGAGCGGCTACTACATGACGAGGCGGAACGGGGAAACCGGAGACTAG
- the fabZ gene encoding 3-hydroxyacyl-ACP dehydratase FabZ: protein MTDTTQETSTVGPLQIRRILDLLPHRYPFLLIDRVLGYVPRTSLTALKNVTMNEPFFQGHFPENPVMPGVLVLEALAQAGALLISLNLEENDNSLFIFTGIDKARFRRPVVPGDQLILNCWDIRHRRNFFKMTCDARVGDQVVAQAGLAAALVSPDEI, encoded by the coding sequence ATGACCGATACCACGCAAGAAACCTCGACCGTGGGCCCGCTGCAGATCCGCAGGATTCTCGACCTTCTGCCGCACCGTTACCCGTTCCTGCTCATTGACCGTGTGTTGGGCTACGTGCCAAGGACGAGCCTCACAGCGCTGAAGAACGTGACCATGAACGAGCCGTTCTTCCAGGGTCACTTCCCGGAGAACCCGGTCATGCCCGGCGTGCTCGTGCTCGAAGCCCTGGCCCAGGCCGGCGCCCTGCTCATCAGCCTGAACCTGGAAGAGAACGACAACTCCCTGTTCATCTTTACTGGCATCGACAAGGCCCGCTTCCGCAGGCCCGTGGTGCCCGGCGACCAGCTTATCCTCAACTGCTGGGACATCCGCCACCGCCGCAACTTCTTCAAGATGACCTGCGACGCCCGCGTGGGCGACCAGGTTGTTGCCCAGGCCGGCCTCGCCGCCGCTCTGGTCTCGCCCGACGAAATCTGA
- a CDS encoding OmpH family outer membrane protein, whose protein sequence is MRKITAFVFIFCLLFAATAHAQAKVGVVSLTHVLMQSEPGKKANAELRRILKPERDKLSQEEQGLQTEMEELKKQAAVLSQDAKKEKLTAYQRKVYDHSTKMQQFQEKIGKEEERIMGPIKKKLVEVIQKYAQENQFDLILTDINGGVVWASKRIDITPDVLKLFNAAF, encoded by the coding sequence ATGCGAAAAATTACCGCCTTTGTTTTCATTTTTTGCCTGCTCTTCGCGGCCACGGCACATGCCCAAGCCAAGGTCGGCGTGGTCTCTCTCACTCATGTGCTGATGCAGTCCGAGCCGGGCAAGAAGGCCAACGCCGAGCTGCGGCGGATTCTCAAGCCTGAGCGCGACAAGCTCTCGCAGGAAGAGCAGGGACTGCAGACGGAGATGGAGGAGCTCAAGAAACAGGCGGCCGTCCTTTCCCAGGACGCCAAAAAGGAAAAGCTCACCGCCTACCAGCGCAAGGTCTATGACCACTCCACCAAGATGCAGCAGTTCCAGGAGAAGATCGGCAAGGAAGAGGAACGCATCATGGGCCCCATCAAGAAGAAGCTGGTGGAGGTCATCCAGAAGTACGCCCAGGAGAACCAGTTCGACCTCATCCTCACCGACATCAACGGCGGCGTTGTCTGGGCCTCCAAGCGCATCGACATCACGCCCGACGTGCTCAAGCTGTTCAACGCCGCGTTCTAG
- the bamA gene encoding outer membrane protein assembly factor BamA — translation MKCRLLRTALLTVAAFTFVLLHGLPVWAQSDVSVIVLPFQINAEPKYDYLNASLPELLTQSLGEQGFKTVSQDRVRQLIKEQSVTFLDLSTARSLATAANANYAVYGSFSQIGESISLDVRLVSVEGDKPATPLYVSQTGMGNLGMAVGELTNKLSDELYAEDTIAEIDVRGLKFLDDDVVRSRLSIREGDPFNPKAMNDEIKRIFDLGYFEDVRVSVEDIPKGKKVIFDLVEKPRILAIGVLGNDAIDEDEIIEAMNTKTNSVLNPKILADDLEKIRGLYRDKGYYLAEISYELEDNKDGSARLNIVVKETKRLYVTEITLNGVESLSESDVRGEMELSTRNIISWITGSGVLKEELLEHDAAAIEQYYANHGFVDVKVSPAKVDYTEDGIHVSYDIVEGPRYRVGSVTFAGDLLVPNSDLRQITKIDDLAEDHAWFDRSVLRDDSESLTILYNDLGYAYAETNVRFDEAPDTEEKALDVTFSMTKNQKVYIRRVTIEGNTKTRDNVIRRELELTDGNLFSGTLLKRSNARLENLDLFESFDIETVPTDDPKELDLKVSVKEKSTGMISGGLGYGSYDGVFITAKINERNLFGRGYFIGLTGSFSGKKTRFDFSFTNPRVYDTYLGFGLNAFYNEEEYPDFDRESVGGSLNFSHPVGHYSTLSWGYTLERYKITDQEYYYAYSDGGPFWSSIVNVGLTRSTLNSGINPTAGWKNAVNVSAAGGIFGGDDEFIKLITDHNYYYLLPWGNEHIFHWHAQAGALLETPGGDDVPSYQRFYLGGMNSIRGYEGMAIAPRDPFGQIRGGTYEFFTNFEYLFRLSEEFGLQGVAFFDAGDSWGGFGYDSIDLKSSIGAGIRWASPFGLLRIEYGYALQDIPDQGSHGRLEFSMGQSF, via the coding sequence ATGAAGTGTAGATTGTTGCGCACTGCCCTGCTCACCGTGGCTGCGTTCACCTTCGTCCTGCTCCACGGCCTGCCCGTGTGGGCGCAAAGCGACGTTTCCGTCATCGTTCTTCCGTTCCAAATCAATGCGGAGCCCAAGTACGACTACCTGAACGCCTCGCTGCCGGAACTGCTGACCCAGAGCCTGGGCGAGCAAGGGTTCAAAACCGTGTCGCAGGATCGTGTCCGCCAGCTCATCAAGGAGCAGAGCGTCACCTTCCTCGATCTCTCCACGGCGCGCAGCCTGGCCACGGCGGCCAACGCCAATTACGCCGTCTACGGCAGCTTCAGCCAAATCGGCGAGTCCATCAGCCTGGACGTACGGCTGGTGAGCGTGGAGGGCGACAAGCCGGCCACGCCGCTGTATGTGAGCCAGACCGGCATGGGCAACCTGGGCATGGCCGTGGGAGAGCTCACCAACAAGCTCTCCGACGAGCTCTATGCCGAGGACACCATCGCCGAGATCGACGTCCGCGGTCTGAAGTTCCTGGATGACGACGTGGTTCGCTCCCGCCTGTCCATCCGCGAAGGCGACCCCTTCAACCCCAAGGCCATGAACGACGAGATCAAGCGCATCTTCGACCTCGGTTACTTCGAGGATGTGCGCGTCAGCGTGGAGGACATTCCCAAGGGCAAGAAGGTCATCTTCGACCTGGTGGAGAAACCTCGCATCCTCGCCATCGGCGTGCTTGGCAACGACGCCATCGACGAGGACGAGATCATCGAGGCCATGAACACCAAGACCAACTCGGTGCTCAACCCGAAAATCCTGGCCGACGACCTCGAAAAGATCCGCGGCCTTTATCGCGACAAGGGCTACTACCTTGCCGAGATCTCCTACGAGCTGGAGGACAACAAGGACGGCTCCGCCCGGCTCAACATCGTGGTCAAGGAGACCAAGCGCCTCTACGTGACCGAGATCACTCTCAACGGCGTCGAGTCGCTGAGCGAGTCCGACGTGCGCGGCGAGATGGAGCTCTCCACGCGCAACATCATCTCCTGGATCACCGGCTCCGGCGTTCTCAAGGAAGAGCTCCTCGAACATGACGCCGCGGCCATTGAGCAGTACTACGCCAACCACGGCTTCGTGGACGTGAAGGTCTCTCCGGCCAAGGTGGACTACACCGAGGACGGCATCCACGTGAGCTACGATATCGTGGAAGGCCCGCGCTACCGGGTCGGCTCGGTGACCTTTGCCGGCGACCTGCTGGTGCCCAACAGCGATCTGCGCCAGATCACCAAGATCGACGACCTGGCCGAGGATCACGCATGGTTCGACCGCTCGGTGCTGCGTGATGACTCCGAGAGCCTCACCATCCTCTACAACGACCTCGGCTACGCCTATGCGGAGACCAACGTCCGCTTCGACGAAGCCCCGGACACCGAGGAGAAGGCTCTGGACGTGACCTTCTCGATGACCAAGAACCAGAAGGTCTACATCCGCCGCGTGACCATCGAGGGCAACACCAAGACCCGCGACAACGTCATCCGCCGCGAGCTTGAGCTTACCGACGGCAACCTCTTCAGCGGCACGCTACTCAAGCGCTCCAATGCGCGGCTCGAAAACCTCGACCTGTTCGAGAGCTTCGACATCGAAACCGTGCCCACGGACGATCCCAAGGAGCTGGACCTCAAGGTCTCCGTCAAGGAGAAGTCCACGGGCATGATCTCCGGCGGCCTGGGCTACGGCAGTTATGACGGCGTCTTCATCACCGCCAAGATCAACGAGCGCAACCTCTTTGGCCGCGGCTACTTCATCGGCCTCACCGGCTCCTTCAGCGGCAAGAAGACGCGCTTCGACTTCAGCTTCACCAACCCCCGCGTCTACGACACCTACCTCGGGTTTGGCCTCAACGCGTTCTACAACGAAGAGGAGTACCCGGACTTCGACAGGGAGTCCGTCGGCGGGTCCCTCAACTTCTCGCATCCCGTGGGCCACTACTCGACGCTGTCCTGGGGCTACACCCTGGAGCGGTACAAGATCACCGACCAGGAGTACTACTACGCCTACAGCGACGGCGGCCCGTTCTGGTCGAGCATAGTCAACGTGGGCCTTACTCGCTCCACCCTGAACTCGGGCATCAACCCCACCGCCGGCTGGAAGAACGCCGTCAACGTGTCCGCTGCCGGTGGCATCTTCGGCGGCGACGACGAGTTCATCAAGCTCATCACCGACCACAACTACTACTACCTGCTGCCCTGGGGTAACGAGCACATCTTCCACTGGCACGCCCAGGCCGGAGCCCTGCTCGAAACGCCTGGCGGCGACGATGTGCCTTCCTACCAGCGCTTCTACCTGGGTGGCATGAACTCCATCCGCGGCTACGAAGGCATGGCCATCGCACCGCGCGACCCCTTTGGCCAGATCCGCGGCGGTACCTACGAGTTCTTCACGAACTTCGAGTACCTCTTCCGCCTGTCCGAGGAGTTCGGTCTGCAGGGCGTTGCCTTCTTCGACGCCGGCGACAGCTGGGGCGGCTTCGGCTACGACAGCATCGACCTCAAGTCGAGCATCGGCGCCGGCATCCGCTGGGCTTCCCCCTTCGGCCTGCTGCGCATCGAGTACGGCTACGCGCTCCAGGATATCCCCGACCAGGGCAGCCACGGCCGCCTGGAGTTCTCCATGGGGCAGTCTTTCTAA
- a CDS encoding ABC transporter ATP-binding protein — protein MSVAESQLYELRGVGKSFRGPREELTILDGINLCVDAGESVAILGSSGSGKTTLLHLMGGLDVASRGEIKFRGRDIGAMDDSAKASMRNRDLGFVFQFHHLLPEFTTLENVAMQGLIAGMNKGEAYDRAAANLRRMGLGDRLDHRVTTLSGGEQQRAAIARAMLLQPKALLADEPTGNLDERTGELVTDLLVSLNEETGATLVVVTHNRDLANRMHRRLELYSGVLHEV, from the coding sequence ATATCTGTGGCCGAGTCTCAACTCTATGAACTGCGTGGTGTGGGCAAGTCCTTCCGGGGGCCCCGGGAGGAGCTAACCATATTGGACGGCATCAACCTTTGTGTGGACGCCGGAGAGTCGGTGGCCATACTCGGCTCGTCCGGTTCGGGAAAGACGACGCTTCTGCATCTCATGGGCGGACTCGATGTGGCGTCTCGGGGCGAGATCAAATTCCGCGGGCGCGACATCGGCGCCATGGATGATTCGGCCAAAGCCTCCATGCGCAACCGAGACCTTGGTTTCGTTTTTCAATTTCATCACCTGCTTCCCGAGTTCACGACACTGGAAAACGTTGCAATGCAGGGACTCATAGCCGGCATGAACAAGGGCGAGGCGTACGACCGCGCCGCCGCGAATCTGCGCCGGATGGGTCTTGGCGATCGCCTGGACCACCGCGTGACCACTCTTTCCGGCGGTGAGCAGCAACGCGCCGCCATCGCCCGCGCCATGCTTCTGCAACCCAAAGCCCTGCTTGCCGACGAGCCCACCGGCAACCTCGACGAACGCACCGGCGAGCTCGTCACCGATCTGCTCGTCAGCCTGAACGAGGAAACCGGCGCCACCCTCGTGGTGGTGACCCACAACCGTGATCTTGCAAACCGCATGCACCGGCGGTTGGAACTCTACTCTGGAGTGCTCCATGAAGTGTAG
- a CDS encoding ABC transporter permease encodes MRFPLFIALRYLTTWRGRSFLSIISFVSVAGVALGVAALIVVTGVMNGFSSELRDKMLGITAHIIVTHKNGGFDDYAPALDTIRQTPGVEAATPFIKAEVMLSSGRGVKGVGLRGVDPASAAGVLSVDNNIVAGKGLSSLSHDEFGEPPLIMGRELAQRLRIGLGSTLTLLSPSGRLSSAGFAPKEEQFALAGAFKTGMYEYDSALVYVSLDAARQLLGFQKFAATGIEARCTDVFAADAVAANIASKLGPDFEVRNWKEMNANLFAALELEKTGLSIILAMIVIVGSFSIVATLVMLVMEKTRDIAILVAMGARRSQIKQIFMLLGMLVGGAGASVGLGLGLAASWVVKRYKIIKLPEDVYPLSHLPIRIEGWDLVVIMAAAFALCYLATVYPSRHAARLDPAEALRFE; translated from the coding sequence ATGCGCTTTCCGCTCTTCATCGCCCTGCGCTACCTGACCACCTGGAGAGGACGCTCCTTCCTCTCGATCATTTCTTTTGTCTCCGTGGCCGGCGTAGCGCTGGGCGTGGCCGCGCTCATCGTGGTCACCGGGGTGATGAACGGCTTCTCCTCCGAGCTGCGCGACAAGATGCTCGGCATCACCGCGCACATCATCGTCACGCACAAGAACGGCGGGTTCGACGACTACGCCCCGGCACTGGACACAATCCGCCAGACGCCAGGCGTGGAAGCGGCCACACCGTTCATCAAGGCCGAGGTCATGCTTTCCAGCGGCCGCGGGGTGAAGGGCGTGGGCCTGCGCGGCGTGGACCCCGCCTCCGCCGCCGGCGTGCTCTCCGTGGACAACAACATCGTTGCCGGCAAGGGATTGTCCTCGCTCTCGCACGACGAGTTCGGCGAGCCGCCCCTGATCATGGGCCGGGAGCTGGCCCAGCGATTGCGCATCGGCCTGGGCAGCACGCTCACGCTGCTCTCGCCGTCGGGCCGCCTCTCCTCGGCCGGGTTCGCGCCCAAGGAGGAGCAGTTCGCGCTGGCCGGGGCGTTCAAGACCGGCATGTACGAGTACGACTCAGCCCTGGTCTACGTGTCGCTGGATGCGGCGCGCCAGCTGCTGGGCTTCCAGAAGTTCGCCGCCACGGGCATCGAGGCGCGCTGCACGGACGTCTTTGCCGCGGACGCGGTGGCCGCGAACATCGCCAGCAAGCTGGGCCCGGACTTCGAGGTGCGCAACTGGAAGGAGATGAACGCGAACCTCTTTGCCGCGCTGGAGCTGGAGAAGACCGGCCTGTCCATCATCCTGGCCATGATCGTCATCGTGGGCTCTTTCTCCATTGTGGCTACGCTGGTAATGCTGGTGATGGAGAAAACGCGCGACATCGCCATCCTGGTGGCCATGGGTGCGCGGCGCAGCCAGATTAAACAGATTTTCATGCTGCTGGGCATGCTGGTGGGCGGCGCCGGAGCCTCGGTGGGGCTGGGCCTGGGCCTGGCTGCAAGCTGGGTGGTGAAGCGCTACAAGATCATCAAGCTGCCGGAGGACGTCTACCCCTTGTCGCACCTGCCCATCCGGATCGAAGGGTGGGACCTGGTCGTGATTATGGCGGCCGCCTTCGCCTTGTGTTATCTGGCCACAGTGTACCCGTCGCGGCATGCCGCCCGTCTGGATCCGGCCGAGGCACTTCGTTTTGAATGA
- the lysS gene encoding lysine--tRNA ligase — MLQSLAARDELNQVIKNRVEKACTLLDNGVPLFPNTFRKNAEVKDILAAYAEAPDEKLEEAGEEITLAGRIVSLRSFGKLAFFHIQDDTGRMQVSAQRDVLGTEAYQTFKKLDIGDIVGVVGSLFRTKTGELTVNATSVALITKCMRPLPEKYHGLKDVELRYRQRYVDLIVNPRAKEIFKARRTIVREIRNFLDERGFMEVETPMMQPIPGGATARPFITHHNALDMQLYMRIAPELYLKRLLVGGFEKVYEINRNFRNEGISVRHNPEFTMLEFYWAYADYHNLMDLTEEMFARVAKAVTGDTKVTYQGEVIDLSPGAWTRLTFHDSLEQVGGIEPELYNNYEKLAAFIRENGEKVIEGEKLAKLQAKAFDLVVEPKLIQPHFIHGYPTDISPLSRRNEQNPEITDRFELFITGREIANAFSELNDPVDQRMRFEDQVREKEAGDDEAHGMDEDYLRALEYGMPPAAGQGVGIDRLVMLMTDSASIREVILFPLLRPESES, encoded by the coding sequence ATGCTCCAGAGCCTGGCTGCGCGCGACGAACTCAACCAGGTTATCAAGAACCGGGTGGAAAAGGCGTGCACGTTGCTCGACAACGGCGTACCGCTGTTTCCCAATACATTTCGCAAGAACGCCGAAGTCAAAGACATCCTGGCCGCCTATGCGGAAGCCCCGGATGAAAAACTCGAGGAAGCAGGCGAGGAGATCACCCTTGCCGGGCGCATCGTCTCCCTGCGCTCCTTCGGCAAGCTCGCGTTCTTCCATATCCAGGACGATACCGGACGCATGCAGGTTTCGGCACAACGCGACGTGCTGGGCACGGAAGCCTACCAGACGTTCAAGAAGCTCGACATCGGCGACATCGTCGGCGTGGTCGGCTCCCTGTTCCGCACCAAAACGGGCGAGCTCACCGTCAACGCGACCAGCGTGGCCCTGATCACCAAGTGCATGCGGCCCCTGCCCGAAAAATACCACGGTCTCAAGGATGTGGAGCTGCGCTACCGCCAGCGCTACGTGGACCTCATCGTCAACCCGAGGGCCAAAGAGATCTTCAAGGCGCGCCGCACCATCGTGCGCGAGATACGCAACTTCCTGGACGAGCGCGGCTTCATGGAGGTGGAGACCCCCATGATGCAGCCCATTCCCGGAGGCGCAACAGCGCGGCCGTTCATCACCCACCACAACGCCCTGGATATGCAGCTCTACATGCGCATCGCGCCGGAGCTCTACCTCAAGCGGCTGCTGGTGGGCGGGTTCGAGAAGGTCTACGAGATCAACCGCAACTTCCGCAACGAAGGCATCTCGGTCCGCCACAATCCCGAGTTCACCATGCTCGAGTTCTACTGGGCTTACGCGGACTACCACAACCTCATGGACCTCACCGAGGAGATGTTCGCGCGCGTGGCCAAGGCCGTGACCGGCGACACCAAGGTGACCTACCAGGGCGAGGTCATCGACCTCTCCCCCGGCGCCTGGACCCGGCTGACCTTCCACGACTCGCTGGAGCAGGTCGGCGGGATCGAACCCGAGCTCTACAACAACTACGAAAAGCTGGCGGCCTTCATCCGCGAAAACGGCGAGAAGGTCATCGAGGGCGAGAAGCTGGCCAAGCTTCAGGCCAAGGCCTTCGACCTCGTGGTGGAGCCCAAGCTCATCCAGCCGCATTTCATCCACGGCTACCCCACGGACATCTCTCCCCTGTCGCGCCGCAACGAACAGAACCCCGAGATCACGGACCGCTTCGAGCTCTTCATCACCGGCCGGGAGATTGCCAACGCCTTCTCCGAGCTCAACGACCCCGTGGACCAGCGCATGCGCTTCGAAGACCAGGTCCGCGAAAAGGAAGCCGGCGACGACGAAGCCCACGGCATGGACGAGGATTATCTGCGTGCGCTGGAGTACGGCATGCCCCCGGCCGCCGGCCAGGGCGTGGGCATCGACCGCCTGGTCATGCTCATGACCGACTCCGCTTCCATCCGCGAGGTCATCCTCTTCCCGCTCCTGCGGCCGGAGTCCGAGTCGTAG
- a CDS encoding methyltransferase domain-containing protein, whose product MHDAHEGGGKRHHPKFADKTPRRGTSFWMHDPDELFAAIGLEPGQRFLDIGCGPGEYSLHAAGIVGETGSVLALDRNETLIDALIGTAASQGLHNLSALAADATQPLPADTDGFDVCLLSTVLHIPPVTARAAELAAEIKRVLRPGGRLAVIECPKHDLSFGPPAHMRLGPDAVRDIFTPLGFTPRDELDLGFNYMVLFDAAS is encoded by the coding sequence ATGCATGACGCACACGAGGGCGGCGGCAAACGGCACCACCCGAAGTTCGCCGACAAGACGCCGCGGCGGGGCACCAGCTTCTGGATGCACGACCCGGACGAGCTGTTTGCAGCCATCGGCCTGGAGCCGGGCCAGCGCTTTCTGGATATCGGCTGCGGCCCCGGCGAGTACTCGCTCCACGCCGCGGGCATCGTGGGAGAGACCGGCAGCGTGCTGGCTCTGGATCGCAACGAGACGCTCATAGACGCGCTGATCGGCACGGCGGCGTCGCAGGGGCTGCACAACCTCTCGGCGCTGGCCGCGGACGCCACGCAGCCGCTGCCGGCGGACACGGATGGCTTCGACGTCTGCCTGCTCTCCACGGTGCTGCACATCCCGCCCGTCACGGCGCGCGCGGCCGAGCTGGCAGCCGAGATCAAACGGGTGCTGCGGCCGGGCGGCCGGCTGGCGGTCATCGAATGCCCCAAGCACGATCTCAGCTTCGGACCGCCGGCGCACATGCGTCTGGGCCCCGATGCAGTGCGGGATATCTTTACGCCTCTCGGCTTCACTCCGCGGGATGAGCTGGACCTGGGCTTCAACTACATGGTCCTGTTCGACGCCGCTTCCTGA
- a CDS encoding bifunctional DedA family/phosphatase PAP2 family protein, whose translation MEQEITALLTGHTQLGYLVLFLGAFLETSAFVGLLVPGETLIVVAGLLASQGILRIEYVLLCAAIGAVCGDSVSYVIGAVYGERLLTKASGRFFIKKSYLSEAKSFYTRHGGKAVFFGRFVGWLRAVVPLLAGISHMRYPRFLFFDVYGCALWALLFSMLGFVLGSGWRTILAAMHRLGLEGAIVIGLLVLAWYLLHKRRLGRHAVSRFDAALSAQFPSSWRFLKARFEAGSAYGLSLTFSLIVLALAIAGFGQIADQWREHEYLYHLDHTVHAYMAAHAAAGATSLAAWVSRLGSAYVLLAMAVGLAVYLVRKQELWMAFKLSHAFLFGEAFLYLAKFFFERGRPAGALIEASAMSFPSGHAFNAMLAFGFLTYVVITLAKGEIARFFVPSVSVLVILGVGLSRLYLGTHWFTDVIGGYAAALAWLTLSIVVGSLLQNVLARSP comes from the coding sequence ATGGAACAGGAAATAACCGCGCTGCTCACAGGCCACACCCAGCTCGGGTACCTCGTGCTCTTCCTCGGCGCGTTTCTGGAGACCTCCGCCTTCGTGGGTCTGCTGGTGCCGGGCGAAACGCTCATCGTCGTGGCCGGGCTCCTGGCCTCGCAAGGCATTCTCCGCATCGAGTACGTGCTGCTCTGCGCGGCAATCGGCGCCGTCTGTGGCGACTCGGTGAGCTACGTCATCGGCGCGGTGTACGGCGAGCGGCTCCTGACCAAGGCGTCGGGCCGCTTTTTCATCAAGAAATCGTACCTGAGCGAGGCCAAATCATTCTACACGCGGCACGGCGGCAAGGCCGTGTTCTTTGGCCGTTTCGTGGGCTGGCTGCGCGCCGTGGTGCCGCTGCTGGCCGGCATCTCGCACATGCGCTACCCGCGCTTCCTGTTCTTCGATGTCTACGGCTGCGCGCTGTGGGCGCTGCTCTTCTCCATGCTCGGCTTCGTGCTGGGCAGCGGCTGGCGCACCATCCTCGCGGCCATGCACCGCCTGGGCCTTGAAGGGGCCATCGTCATTGGCCTGCTGGTCCTGGCTTGGTACCTGCTCCACAAGCGCCGCCTGGGCCGCCACGCCGTCAGCCGGTTCGACGCCGCGCTTTCAGCGCAGTTCCCCAGCTCCTGGCGGTTCCTCAAGGCGCGGTTCGAGGCCGGCTCGGCCTACGGCCTCAGCCTGACCTTCTCACTCATCGTGCTGGCCCTGGCCATTGCCGGCTTCGGCCAGATCGCCGACCAGTGGCGGGAGCACGAGTACCTCTACCACCTGGACCACACGGTCCATGCGTACATGGCCGCGCATGCCGCGGCCGGCGCAACCAGCCTGGCTGCGTGGGTTTCCAGGCTCGGCTCCGCCTACGTGCTGCTGGCCATGGCCGTGGGCCTGGCCGTGTACCTGGTGCGCAAGCAAGAGCTGTGGATGGCCTTCAAGCTCTCCCACGCCTTCCTGTTCGGCGAGGCGTTCCTCTATCTGGCCAAGTTTTTTTTCGAGCGCGGCCGGCCCGCCGGTGCGCTCATCGAGGCGTCGGCCATGAGCTTTCCCAGCGGCCACGCCTTCAACGCCATGCTCGCCTTCGGCTTTCTCACCTATGTGGTCATCACTCTGGCTAAAGGGGAAATCGCGCGCTTCTTCGTGCCGTCCGTCTCAGTCCTCGTCATCCTGGGCGTGGGGCTGAGCCGGCTCTACCTGGGCACCCACTGGTTCACGGACGTCATCGGCGGCTATGCCGCGGCCCTGGCCTGGCTGACGCTGAGCATCGTGGTGGGGAGCCTGCTGCAGAACGTACTGGCCCGATCGCCGTAG